The genomic interval TTCGTTACGCTCCGTATCTCCTTCGGGAAGATTTCAGCAGGCTCTACCTCAGGTATCGGTCTTAGAAGAGGTTTTTCATCACGCATGAACCTCTCTTCAGGGCTCTCTCCGAGGTCACTGTGTGTCCTTTTATTGTATCTTTCTGTAAAGTCATACAGAAGTCCATCAAACCGTGCAATGCCTTCTACCTCAAGCCCCTTGAGAAGATGCTCCTGAATGTAATAAAAGGGCCTCTCTACCTTCCCCTTTGTCCTTGCCCGATAGGGTCTGCACGGGACTGTATCAATACCATAAAGTCCGCAGAACCTCAAAAACTCATCGTTATACCGAATAACACCGTTGTTGTTGTGAGCAATGACCATCTGTCTGGGATTGTCTATAACAATCTCTTCAGCAATGCCCCCAAAATACTCTATTGCACTCGCTATCGCCCTGATTATATCCGCTGTGGTGATGCTTAAGGAACTGCAATAATATTTCTTCCTGCTGTAGCTTAAGATTATCTCATGGATGTAGACCTTTACAGGTCTGCCATTTACAGGAAGCATCCATTCCTTCCAGTCATACTGCATCTGTTTGCCAGTGGAGGTCTCTACCCTCGTTGTTGCAGGGTCTTGACCCGTTCTCCTTCCCTTATCCCTGACAGATAACGATGCACAGAGCAAAGAGAGCCTCCGTAGCCCTGTTCCTTGAGCTCATTGTATATCCTCGTGCCAATGAAGCCCTTTTGAGCATCTCCTTTATCACTTCCTCATAAGGGTCAAGTAGCCTTTCATACTGCCTTGCTTTGAATTGCGGAGGTTCATCCTTCCTCAGATACTTCCTCACCGTGTTCCTCGATAGCTTCAACTGCCTCGCTATCCCCTTAATGGTCTCACCCTTCTGCCTTAATACCCTTACCTGCTGCCACTTATACATGCTTATCACCCCTTCTTCTCCTTTCCCTGTTTATTTGAAAGGAGATTATAGTATTGCAGGGGGTCATTTTTATATGCCGATCAGGGGTCAATTGTATTTTACGATCTACAATTTGTTGCTGCATCTGCAAAAGCTGCAGCTTTATATCCCACATGGTTCAGATGAAATGGTATAAATTTGTTAAAATTGTTCGTGAAAATGCACTCTTTATATCCCACATGGTTCAGATGAAATTCCATAGTAAAGATATATCATATCAACTCCTCTTCTAACGAAGTTTGTCAAGTATAAAGTTACAATCTGTTAAAGTTGTGGTGTTCTTCCAGCCTTTAGTCCCTTTATCTAACCTCTTTTGTTCTACGAGCCTTTACGCCCAACTTACCTTATGCAAATCTAAAGGGCGGTGGAAGTCGACCAAGCTGTTTCGTTCAGGCCTAATGCCTACGAGGTGCTGCGATCCTCCTTCCACCACAACTGTTTATTCCTTATGCCGCTAATGCCAATGCAGGCGCTTTAGCGGTAAACATTCTATTGTCTCTTAGCAGCGCAAATATCACTTTTATCAGTTTTATGGCCACCGCACATATCGCTTCTTTTTCTTTAATGGCTGCCCAAATCGATTGCTGCTCTTTAACTTGCTATAATAATATTCACTGAAAAACTTGCTCCGATGTATAGCTCTCATGCTCATAAAATAGAGATATTTCCTCAGCATCCAGCGCCCCTTCTTTGATATCCTCTTTCTCCCTATGCTTTGTCCAGAATCGTTCTCCCGAGGATCATATCCAGCGTATTTGATTATCTGTTTAGGGCTCTTAAAGTTAGAAGGATTCCCCAGTTCTCCCAAAAACACTGCACAGGATAAAACTCCTACACCGGAATCGACAGTATGTTCTTTGCACAGGGGACTTCTCCTAACAGTTTCTTCATCTCTTCCTCTATGTCTTTCAGTTGCGCCTCCGAACGCTTTACTTCCTCCAAATACATCTTTAATCTGTAACGATCTGCTATGCCTATCTGTTTAAGTCCAACTGTTTCTTTTGCTGCATGGTAAAGCTCCGCAACCTTCTTTGCTGCTGAGCCTTTGCGTCGTGTGCTCTTTGCTATAAGCTCTGTCAACTCCTTTTGTCCAAGCCTTTTTACGTCTTCGGGAAATGGACAGTTCTCCAGCACTGCCCATAAACCTTTAGACTTCATTGACCAGAAGATTCCATTTAGCTCAGGGAAATAATCATCTAATACTGCTCTCAATGCATGCTTTGAACCTGTGTTGTATCTCTGTATCCGTTCCATACATGGGCTAATGTCCTTAGTTGCCTAAATACGCCGTCTTCTATAACGGTGTCTATATACTTGCCCTCTCTCGTTATGTTGGCTATTGTTACCGCATCCCTGATGTCGCTCTTGGCCGAGGAACTTTCGTCAAGCTCTCTTTGATGTCTTAACGCCGTTGTCCTGACAAACCTAACTTCATACCCCTTGTCTTTACCAAAATAAGCTATCTTCCTCCAATAATGTCCTGTCGGCTCCATGCCTATTAACACATCCTTGAATCCTTTTTTCTTTTTCATCGCTTCTATTATCTTTGAGAAAAAGTTAAAACCTTTCCTGCTGTTGTATATACGGGAATACTTGCCCAATACCTCTCCGTCTTTGTTCATCAGACACATTGCATTAAATTCGTTCCCTATGTCCATCCCAATCACCAGTGTCGTCCTCTTTACTCTTTGACGCTTTGCTATCTGCTTGTTATAATTTTTCCCATGCATGACAATTACCTCCTCTGTTAGGTTTTTCTTGGTCGATTACCTTAACAGATTGTAATTGTCATGCTCTACTTTAGCTCACTCCCTTATAGTAAGCTGATTAACTTTATATCCCACATGGTTCAGATGAAATCTAATGCACCTATCACAGTGAACAGGAGACGTCCTGCCTTTATATCCCACATGGTTCAGATGAAATCTCTCATCAGCTTCTTGCAGTCCCTGTAATTGCTCCTTTATATCCCACATGGTTCAGATGAAATTTTTGAAAAGGTATTCTATATTATTAACGAGTGAAGCTTTATATCCCACATGGTTCAGATGAAATCTCTCTGGACATATCCTGTGCTTTGCCTTTGGGTATCTTTATATCCCACATGGTTCAGATGAAATCTACAGAATAGTTCGTTCTATGCTCAAAAGGTAGTTTCTTTATATCCCACATGGTTCAGATGAAATGCAATTCCTCTTTTGCTTTTTCCCAATCTGCTTGGCCTTTATATCCCACATGGTTCAGATGAAATTTACTGCTTGAACGCATCTCCTTACAATCCTCTTCCTTTATATCCCACATGGTTCAGATGAAATAGATTATCCTCTGCTAATGCTGATTGCTTATCCTCCTTTATATCCCACATGGTTCAGATGAAATCTTACACCTATGCCGTGATGTTACCAGTCGATCTTAACTTTATATCCCACATGGTTCAGATGAAATCCCGACAAGTGGGGCGACAAACCAGCTTATTTCGAGCTTTATATCCCACATGGTTCAGATGAAATGCTATGAGACGAGTTGGTATGATTACAAGCGTTCCCTTTATATCCCACATGGTTCAGATGAAATCATCTGTCGAGCATTTGTCAATTATTGCAGTTTCAACTTTATATCCCACATGGTTCAGATGAAATATGTGTTTACTTTTTAGTGATAAAGACTATGCTGTCTTTATATCCCACATGGTTCAGATGAAATATTGCAAAGTCTACAAATCGACGCCTCGAGACGCTTCTTTATATCCCACATGGTTCAGATGAAATATTTTGAAATTCCTGAAGATGTTATATCTTCTTTTACTTTATATCCCACATGGTTCAGATGAAATTTTTGATTAAATTTTCTCTTTTTGTGCCTTGTCATTCTTTATATCCCACATGGTTCAGATGAAATGCTTTTTCTTGATTACATTTTTGTTTCTCATTGTCTTTATATCCCACATGGTTCAGATGAAATATACCTCCTCCTAACTCTTAATTTTGCCCAGAAATTTCCTTTATATCCCACATGGTTCAGATGAAATTACTCGTCGTCGGCATTGCTACATTTGCAATACGTGGCTTTATATCCCACATGGTTCAGATGAAATATACCAACTCGTCTCATAGCCCCAGCCGAAGGAATGCTTTATATCCCACATGGTTCAGATGAAATAAATCATCTCTTGAGATATAGCACCATCGTTTTTCCTCTTTATATCCCACATGGTTCAGATGAAATTCAGCATAGAACGAACTATTCTGTAGCCCGTGATAGCTTTATATCCCACATGGTTCAGATGAAATGTTGTTCGGGAAGGAGCACTTGGGTGTGATACAAACTTTATATCCCACATGGTTCAGATGAAATTATGTTAGAAAGAGATTTGTTAGTAAAGGTTTATGAACTTTATATCCCACATGGTTCAGATGAAATGTGTGCTTGAGGGCATCTGAGACCATCTCTCGTATTGCTTTATATCCCACATGGTTCAGATGAAATAACTGCTCACTCGCATTTATGCAGTGAGCAGTTGACCTTTATATCCCACATGGTTCAGATGAAATCCCCATAAGCCCTGTCCCTCCTGTGCCTGTCCTTGGCCTTTATATCCCACATGGTTCAGATGAAATACCCCTTAAGACCTGACCCTCCCATGTCCTGCATTGTCTTTATATCCCACATGGTTCAGATGAAATTCACAAAACAAAAAAAATGAAATAAAAAAACATACTTTATATCCCACATGGTTCAGATGAAATGATTGCACGAGCTGCCTCTATTACATCTGCAAGCATCTTTATATCCCACATGGTTCAGATGAAATCATATATCTCTATGAGCGCCTGCATCTGAAGACCACTCTTTATATCCCACATGGTTCAGATGAAATTCAATATTAGTATAGACTTTGCGTTTTTGTCTCAAAGCCTTTATATCCCACATGGTTCAGATGAAATTTTAATTCTCTTAATCATAATAACTTAATCCGCACCCCCTTTATATCCCACATGGTTCAGATGAAATTTGATGTATTGCATTGGCTTGAGAGATTTTCAGACACTTTATATCCCACATGGTTCAGATGAAATTCTAAAATCTCATACTTGCTTAGCAAGGATCTTGCGCTTTATATCCCACATGGTTCAGATGAAATCAATCTCAGATTTTTACAGCCGAAAGATTTGTCGGACTTTATATCCCACATGGTTCAGATGAAATTTGGCTCTGACGATAGAGATATGTCTTCAGGCTTAACTTTATATCCCACATGGTTCAGATGAAATCAATTGGGTGTCAACCTCAATTGGCTTCTGACCGGCGCTTTATATCCCACATGGTTCAGATGAAATAAGGCACGGTGTCCCGATCAACAAAGAATATTGGACTTTATATCCCACATGGTTCAGATGAAATAAAGGGCAAAGTGTTTAAAAAGGAACAGTTAGCAACTTTATATCCCACATGGTTCAGATGAAATGCTATTATCGATGCACGTCGTGCTTGCACACTTGAACTTTATATCCCACATGGTTCAGATGAAATTTCCATAGCAAGTATCATGCCAACCTGTCTTAAAACTTTATATCCCACATGGTTCAGATGAAATTTGATAATGCTGAGAAGATTAACGATTCAAGAAAACCTTTATATCCCACATGGTTCAGATGAAATGGGGAGACATGCATTGTCATTAACGGGTCATTACCTATCTTTATATCCCACATGGTTCAGATGAAATGCCACATGATTGTGGGCAGTGCTACTGCAAAGGTTTTCTTTATATCCCACATGGTTCAGATGAAATTTGCCATAGTATAAGTATATCATATTAGCTCCTTATGAGCTTTATATCCCACATGGTTCAGATGAAATGCAGCGGGGCACTGGCTGCACGGCTTATAGTCGTACTTTATATCCCACATGGTTCAGATGAAATCATAGTAAATCCTGACAAAGCTGTTCCTGTCAATCCCTTTATATCCCACATGGTTCAGATGAAATATGTGCCTTTTTCTGTTGCCGTGTCAAGTCCTGTCTTTCTTTATATCCCACATGGTTCAGATGAAATGATATATCATATTAGCTCCTTTTAGCTCCTTATCAACTTTATATCCCACATGGTTCAGATGAAATTTCACAACCTCCGCCAGCCCAGAGATAACCACACTCCTTTATATCCCACATGGTTCAGATGAAATGAGATAACCACACTCAGGGCAACAGACACTTTCAAACTTTATATCCCACATGGTTCAGATGAAATTTGCCTCCTTTCTTTGTTTTTTATTGCATCCGCACTTTATATCCCACATGGTTCAGATGAAATGAAAACTGGAGATTATGCTTGTTCTGCTTGAAAAGTGCCTTTATATCCCACATGGTTCAGATGAAATATGAGCTACCCTGTCAGGAATAACCTTCTCTGCAAGCTTTATATCCCACATGGTTCAGATGAAATCTGTCCATGTCGGCACATCCGTATCTGTGAGAGTATCTTTA from Dissulfurispira thermophila carries:
- a CDS encoding IS110 family transposase translates to MHGKNYNKQIAKRQRVKRTTLVIGMDIGNEFNAMCLMNKDGEVLGKYSRIYNSRKGFNFFSKIIEAMKKKKGFKDVLIGMEPTGHYWRKIAYFGKDKGYEVRFVRTTALRHQRELDESSSAKSDIRDAVTIANITREGKYIDTVIEDGVFRQLRTLAHVWNGYRDTTQVQSMH
- a CDS encoding DDE-type integrase/transposase/recombinase codes for the protein MLCASLSVRDKGRRTGQDPATTRVETSTGKQMQYDWKEWMLPVNGRPVKVYIHEIILSYSRKKYYCSSLSITTADIIRAIASAIEYFGGIAEEIVIDNPRQMVIAHNNNGVIRYNDEFLRFCGLYGIDTVPCRPYRARTKGKVERPFYYIQEHLLKGLEVEGIARFDGLLYDFTERYNKRTHSDLGESPEERFMRDEKPLLRPIPEVEPAEIFPKEIRSVTNDGYISWAGALYPVPMKHCLRQVKIETLFGKTLKVYSMDGSIIAEHDIRVSDRHKRPVYPEHEQLNREYRERKGAYRSETLKRFKEAFKQQGEVFIEGLKKTVSANMYWHIEEILKLTEIYTAEDITAAMKECIECDSYHKNSIKRLLKARPWRTSNREHKQPLYCTIH
- a CDS encoding helix-turn-helix domain-containing protein; amino-acid sequence: MYKWQQVRVLRQKGETIKGIARQLKLSRNTVRKYLRKDEPPQFKARQYERLLDPYEEVIKEMLKRASLARGYTMSSRNRATEALFALCIVICQG
- a CDS encoding transposase, translated to MGELGNPSNFKSPKQIIKYAGYDPRENDSGQSIGRKRISKKGRWMLRKYLYFMSMRAIHRSKFFSEYYYSKLKSSNRFGQPLKKKKRYVRWP